From a single Oreochromis niloticus isolate F11D_XX linkage group LG4, O_niloticus_UMD_NMBU, whole genome shotgun sequence genomic region:
- the LOC109202018 gene encoding uncharacterized protein LOC109202018: MLSQYTMYPTHSDYIQVIKALIVKYPFLRDVHGNGYDTWHSQLKRKFKAERAPLISNEEVNRVKEKFGRTQKHRTTEESSSSCLKRLKPSLDSCFVGEDAASVDAHIKVLNDQHRTLHPDTALVKDRMTKTFAWRRQEVAEGMCTVDLLKRYPFLGTSAGLCDEVDLMHPCQDNICCRFSENFTAVLQNVLQMTKDLPLKKVYMEARENALAEDITGIDFKGALLLLPSIFKEKIEDFIILGEVNA; the protein is encoded by the exons atgctgtcACAGTACACAAT GTACCCAACCCACtcag ACTACATCCAGGTCATCAAAGCCCTGATTGTGAAGTATCCTTTCTTAAGAGATGTACACGGAAATGGTTAT GACACCTGGCACAGCCAACTCAAGAGAAAGTTCAAAGCAGAACGGGCTCCCTTAATCAGCAACGAAGAAGTGAACCGGGTTAAAGAAAAGTTTGGACGCACGCAGAAACATCGGACCACAGAGGAATCCAGCAGCTCCTGTCTGAAGAGACTGAAGCCCTCTCTC GATTCGTGCTTTGTGGGGGAAGATGCAGCCTCCGTTGATGCTCATATCAAGGTGCTAAATGATCAGCACAGGACGCTACATCCTGACACAGCACTGGTGAAAGACCGCATGACAAAAACCTTTGCATGGAGACGTCAAGAGGTAGCTGAAGGAATGTGTACTGTGGACCTATTAAAGAGATATCCATTCCTGGGGACATCTGCAGGG TTGTGTGATGAGGTTGATTTAATGCATCCCTGCCAAGACAACATCTGTTGCCGCTTTAGCGAGAACTTCACTGCTGTTCTTCAAAATGTTCTTCAAATGACCAAGGATTTGCCACTGAAGAAGGTCTACATGGAGGCAAGAGAGAATGCACTGGCTGAAGACATTACAG GAATTGACTTCAAGGGGGCACTTCTCCTCTTGCCATCCATCTTCAAGGAGAAGATAGAAGATTTCATCATCCTTGGAGAGGTAAATGCATGA